Below is a window of Nicotiana tabacum cultivar K326 chromosome 19, ASM71507v2, whole genome shotgun sequence DNA.
caagAACAACCCCTGCACTAAACTCCTGCTATGCGCATGATACGGTCGGGGAAGAGGCAAACCATGACCATGTTGGTCTGTTGTAGACAGCTTTACTTTGCATTTTTGTAAAATGTTATTTCTGTGGTTTATACCTGTGACATCCTAGTCATACGTAGATAACTTTTATAGTTGTGAACCTTTATAAATAAATAACACgaactattattttaaaaaactaGCAATAGCTTTTATTTAGCCTTCCACTTTCCAGTTTCGTAACCATAACCACATTCAGTGCCATAGTTCTTCACTTTCAAGAGCAAATCTTCCAATCCCTCTTTCAATATTGAAGCCTCCGTGTAGTTCATCTTCTCTATAGGACCCCTGAACCACTCTTGTTGGTTCTCCAAATTCTTATTCTTTTCCTTGAGTTTGCTTTTCAAGTTTAACGCAAAATCCAGTTGATCTTGAAGAGTATTGAGTTGTGAGTTGTGAGTTGTGTGTTAAGTGTTATAGAATTGGCTTTTCGGAATATCTGGACATACTTGTCATCAATTCCTGGTGATGATAATGATGGAGGCCTTTCTTCGCAAACATATTTGTCGATGGTTTCATTTACATTTGGATGACCAAAAGAATAAGGCTTGTTACCTATAGAGCAAGAGGAGAGAAATCAGTAATATAAAATAGGGCAAATGGAGAGAAATCAGTTAATCTACCGTTATAACACCTCCCACGCCAGGTATTTTTTTATGATGCTTTAATGTTACGTGAGATTAATTATTATGTTCAAAATCTTGAATTTGCATGTTTAATGTACATTTATGCTTAAAAAGTTATATTTGTTGATGGTATATCATGTATGTATAGATGACCAAAAAAATGTAACTAGGCTTGTAATTACCTAGTGGAAACACGATGATGCCAACTTCAGCACCCGTCATAACGACAAGCTCATTTGCTTTCTTGAAGACACCATTTCGACGTTTTGAGAAAGACACTTGTCGATTATTCTTATTTTCTATCTTTGCGAGACAAACACTTTTGCGACCCTTAATCAGTCTAGTACTCATTCTCAAAGATAATTATGATATAACTAGTATTTATTACTAAGAGTTACTATGTGATATGAACTTTGTAATGTAGAAGCTTCGTATTTATATAGTTTTTCCaatatcttttcttttttagttttggTAGTTTATATAGATGAATCCAGTTCATTTTTGTAGTGTTCACAAGATATGAGACAAGTAAATTTAGATACTTAATCATAGTAGTGATTGtactcttcatttttcaaaagaCTTTCAAAAATTACCTCTACAATATTGTAATGGTCAAGTCAATTTTCAGCCCAGGCCCAGACCGGTGGTGATTTGCTATATAAGATTATTAATATTTGATACTCTCTTAATAACATCTCTTAATTTGCAAATGGATGAATAAGTATCCTAGTTTAGTTtaccattatttttatttatattatctttTTTAATTTCGAATTATCGGTAATTTTCGAGTTGTCGCTGAAGATtatgacatatttttatttatattctctttttaggtatttttaatttttggtaATATTCGAGCTGTCGCGGAAGATTAGGACATGTTTCAATATTCCTAGTTCAGTTTACCATTGCTTTTCTTTacattcttttttttgttattttcctaCTTTTGGTAATATTCCAGCTATCTCGCAAGATTATGACATGTTTCAATGTTTACATCAAATCACTGAAGGTTGCGTGGCAGTTATCATTTACACAATTTAATCATATAAACATagataattaatatatatatttatatataacaCCTCAATTTATTACTTAACCATATAAATAGATGCAATTTGGTACAAGCACCAATATATGGATATATAATCAAGCTTTTTCCTCTTACATATAGGCATAATTAGAAATATAGTTTCAGGGAAGCAAGTActatatttcttcttcttttttctttttttttgataatgAAGAAAAGCTCGTAAAACCAGTGACGTTCAGAACTCAGTGGGTaaatttctttccttccttttcCCATTCTACTAAATACATTGTAGTCTCTTTAATTATCTATTGACTCTAATATAGGACCCAGAGCCACCGTGATCACTAAAGCTTATTAGGAATTTTAAGATTTAGATGCTTCAAACACGTATtgataagaaaatacaaaatcaTGTCAATATTCACAGTTAAATAAACAGTATATTcattgtcacggcccaatttcacctataggtcgtgatgacgcccaacactactgctaggcaagccaactagtaatttaagTATATAATCAATTCTTTAAAATTAaccaagtaattaaactcttcttaattACAAGAATTAAAATAATATAGAAAGATCTGGTAAATTAAAATAATCAAGAACAATAATTAAATCCCaattctactaatgtgtgtgccaagacctagtgtcacaagtgtatgagcatctagtagatcatacaaaaattttcaaatattgtctgaaataaagtagacagaataAAAATTTCAGGAAGAGACACTGGTTGCTGCAGAATGGCTTAgaagggcagctcaccactaagcctctggatatcatgggtgcgcgccgataggtccaactatagcacctgtctcaggcatgagtacgtaaataacgtgtacccagtaagtatcaagcctaatctcgaagaggtagagacgagaggtcgacttcgacactcactaagagtcaataataatgaataaaatagaaatagaaatatttaaatcaacatgatttatagaattaacaataattttctttaaccagcagaaataattaaattccttcaaatgcgagaatttttaatttatttatttaacttcacaagctgctattaaaatatcaaggtatcgtgcaattattattattaggcacgatttctaccgaggtcgtacgacccgatccagagtatcgtgtacactgtcgaggaaCGTGCggtgcgatccatagatgcatctatattgccgaggcgtttggcccgctGCACAAGAAATGatgatattttcttatgtacgtCCGGAATATGAGTATAttattataagattaattcgagaggatgagaaatttcttttaacaattaataaatttaaacagaaaattaagtatataagatattttcatcttttactatctttccctaaaatttcacaatatagttcaaataatttaattaaataaaggatataATTTACGcacataattcatgctttgagtcctaaactatccgaACTTTAGCATAGAttgtagctatgtacggactctcgtcacctcgtgcgtacatagctccctccacaattagcaacaattattaatttaatcacttatggtgtaatttccccctcacaatattagacaagagacttacctcaacttgCTCCAACTTAATCCACTACTAGTCCTttttctcgattatccaactctgtatggctcaaatctaaccaaaataattccatacaatcactaaaaattataggaatcaatttaataagaaaatactatatttttcaataaaaatccgaaattaactcaaaaatcgtccgtggggcccacgtctcggaattcgtcaaaagttacgaaatatgaactcTCACTTaaccacgagtctatccatattaaaattactaaattctgataacaattcggccctcaaatctatCTAAGAggaattttcaaacttttccaacttaattgaccaattaaatgataaaaacagcaatggattcgggtaatttaaccaatattgagttaagaacacttaccccgttattttttctgaaaaatctcccaaaaatcgccctaatccgagctccaaatccgtaaactgcccagtgatttcttctacgctaTCACGGACTTGTCCACGCGAGCGCGATGTACAATTCTCCCACTGCCCAAATAAACCCTACGCTatcgcaaacaatgccacgcgatcgcgatgcacaagatTCTAACTCTATgtgatcgcatccctcttcacgctATCGCATAGAGAAAACACGTGGCCCCGCTTACTCTCAAGTTTCCTTTACGCGATCACAAATaatgccacgcgatcgcgatgcacagactggcccaacctacgcgatcgcgaagaacaaaatcagcACTGCCTCAACTAAGACTACGCAATCGCGTAGGACAAAGTCACCTCTGCCCAAATtatactatgcgatcgcagacgaacttacgcgatcgcgtataaggaaatcagaagaaaaaaaagCAGTATCTATCAGCAATCTcccaaaggccaaaaatgatctgttagccgtccgaaactcacccgaacccctcgggacctcaaccaaatttatcaacaagtcctaaaatatcatacgaacttattcgaaatgtcaaatcacatcaaacaatgctaaaaccacgaatcatactccaattcaagcttaatgaaatttataatttccaacttctacattcggtgccgaaacctatcaaatcaagtccgattgacctcaaattttgcacacaagtcataaatgatataacggagctataaaaattttcgggactgaattctgaccccaatatcaaaaagtcaactccctagtcatacttccaaacttaaattcttgttttagccatttcaagcctaatttaactacggacttccaaaaaaaaaattcgaacacgctcctaagtttaaaatcaccatacggggctattggaatcgtcaaatcccgattccaggatcgttttctcaaaatattaaccgaagtcaaacttagcattttaaggccaacttaaggaaccaagtattttgatttcaacccgaacactttcaaatcccgaaccaaccattcccgcaagtaataaattaataaaagcacatacaaagaattttatttagggaaacggggttctaaaagttaaaatgacccgTTGGATCATTACATTCATACAATCCAAAAATGGGAATAGTCGATCACATGCGTGCAAGGTAACTCCAATACCAAtattatcaaataaaattgagATGATACAAAATGTAAATAGAACTTAAACCTTTTGTTGTTTAAACCTGCGAATACTATAAAAATAACCAATATATTTTCATATATTCCTTTTTTTTACCAAAAGCAAGTTTTCGGTGTGGATGACTGCATTTAAAGAAATAGCTTTCTTATCTATTGGCAAGTACTACTTTAAAAAACCTTAACAACCTTTGAAATTATACTATTTGTGATTTCTTGATATATCCATGTCACAATAATAAGTCCTTTAAACAACTTCGTTATCAGTCAGGTTATTAGGGCCTTACAGAATATAAGTTTGGATCTAAATTATTTTTAACTGATGCTGGAATACTTTTTTTGGtaaagaagaattaacctaaatagtcgcTCACCCGCAattacttaaactaaaaatagtcgacggaagtatattatatgtataatcCATGTATAATATGTATCGAATcatgtataatctatatataattGATGTATACtaactagaaaaaataaacagtaAATCTAACGACTATTTATGTAAAGATACCAATTAATATGGCAAATGCCTACTTGCGGGAAAATTTGGAAAGAACATGTAGGTTATGCTTATCTAATTATTTTATTAGTTTCTTTGAATTATCTATCTCCGTTTTTGTAATATTCTTATTAAAATCATTGAAAGTTATATGTCATCTTAATAAGATGGAAATGTAAGATTTATACTCCTATCAAATTGAAAAGCAACATTAAATTTGAAAAACGCCCCTCTGTATATTAGATAGAAAGTTATATATTTTATGctagaactcttcttctttttttgggatTGGGGTGGGGGCTGGGGGTGGGAGTGAGGGGGGGCACATGGAGGAGAGTTAGACCTAAAACGGCCTTGTTTCCATGGAAAATATAACAAGGGCTTAGATTTAAAGCAAATTACAATGCAAAATGAACCGATAGTAGTAACATATGGATTACAATGTAATATACAGTTAATTCTAAAAAAGATAGATTATTTCACGTACAAATTAAATCAATCACATCTTGCAGCCGCTATAAGTATATAtatcttgtgatgacccaaaatgtcatctttaaatttaataattaattatgtattctaagacctcgaaaggTATATATATATCAGTACTCACAAACTTCAGAATTTTAACTAAGAGGTCCTTTCGTTACTTACTTAGAAGATATTATAGATATATACTACgaacttaatagttaatatttaCCCACACAGAGCTATCACTAGCAGTGAGGATAAAATCTACATGTAATtgtctatgtatatataataaaataacctTAAATACTTAAAAGTTAAAACCACCATGTCTGTGTATGGTTGATTCTTGTTGGAATTTAAACTAGGGCGCTCTACCACTTTATGCTAAGTTAAAGAAATGAGTAACaccattcaaaaatataaaacttATAAGGCACAAAAGGATGGAATAGCGGGACAAACATAAAACATAATGATAAACACTCCTCCCTTACGACAACACACTCGGATGATGTCACAACCCTAAATCTCACctttcgtgatggcgcctatctcaatactagacaagccgacaatGCCAATAAAAcgccatatcttttaagtttgaaaacataatatttaaattcagcggaagaaatctcacaaatatagatataaacactcccaaaacccagtgtcattgagtacatgagcatctaatatgaatacaaagtctgactgtaTAGAATAATACAAAAactgagagaaagagagagtcaaGATCAGCGGACGTCAGGCAGCTAtcttgatagtctccaacggattgcactctgagatctaacagtcaccgtgtccgaaagcacctggatctgcacaagaggagcagagtgtagtatgagtacaaccaactcaataagtaacaagactaacctctaggctgaaaatagtgacgagctccgcaggtacagttcagtacataaataatagtacagaaatgtaggcatgctttcaagttcaacagttaaactcagtactaGCAAAATAGATCAATTATGCAGGATATGAGAAAAgtgacatctcagtggaaagacctcatgtactaCTGGTCACTAATCATTCGGTAACTCGGTaatgtttatggccaatccagcccagggatattccattCCATATAAATATACACATCGActaacagtcagtcactcagtaccgtataagacCAATCCAGCCTTGGAGTAATTTATCCCGAAATGTAAATGatacagacaagatccatgtccagggaaaattcatcacaatataaataagtaaggcaagtccatgccctgggaagtccatcccgaatatataatcatctacactcactgggggtgtgtacagactccggaggggtttcTTCAGCCCAAAAGTGATATAAAGCTGTTATGGTCTACTACAGGCTGGCAGTCCCGATCTGTATAATAATAAAGCTTATAAggtctgctgcaggcgggcaaccccgttccataaagtaataatatatatatatatatatataaagccaatatggcctgctgcaggcgggcaaccccgatcccataattatagtcacaatggatgaacatgaccgagtataaaatatatatttttaaaacatataaATTCAACAGAAAATGaccctgtgggtcccaaaatatcgacACGTAGCCcaatcatgatctttaatacgagtctcagctcaattttcctAACACGTGGAAAATGttcggataataacatgattctttaatttttacaactttACAGAATTtgttcaagtcacaatttctatggtgcatgtCCACACGCCCGTCAACTATCGTGTGAGTCATctccaaataatttatataacaccaaattcggggattcataccctctgaaccaagtttagaagtgttacttacctcaaccttcAAGCTCTGAAAATACTACAATGCTCAAATTGATTAAAATGTTCAAATATCATCCACAATTCAATATCTACCATTAGATACCCCAACTACAtcaaaacaaatataaaaatattcatAAATATCCATGTAGGTTTCACAATTCGGTAACAAGCCTTCAACCATCACAAATTATCCAATGGGCTCGCCCATTAGCCTATTCAATtccattcttatcatttaatactcaTTTGGAGTCATTAATAATTCTATGTTAATTATCCAatatcatcaagtcactattcatTGCCTTCTCCAATAAAACTCTAGGGTTCAAGAACATCCATTTCAAGAAATAGTGTTGTATCTTATCCAAATAGTAATTCCCAATTAAATTTGCtctgtggaatattggtgttggacccgaccttcgtgttagctcgttactactttcaatctaaggttaggtttgttacttattaagtatatggggtcggttgtactcatactacacttatgcaccttgcgtgcagatgctggctgttgatgttgctgtgttcgatgggagctggattaaAGATGTACCTGTATTCCGGCTGTaactacctcttgttcatggtagctttagatctgtaaaactctgtttatgtactattcaaacagactatgtatttatttcatttctgctttgtaaactttattcttagaaactcatgatttgtactaccagtatttggggaatgtattagattcagatatttctttacttaattgctttattaatttttatttgaattggttactggttaattggcttacctagcgggttgggttaggtgccatcatgagtagtcaaattttgggtcatgacatacataatccaatcaacgTAATACAACATGAAAACAATACTAACAGTGGCCTCATAAGTAATATATTACTAGAAATGGAACgccattaacatcaactattcaGGTGATACGTAACTCATAACAGGTAAGCTCTCATCATAGAACATAGAAATGaacgtttaaattaaagatgacatttttgggtcatcatacccatactccaatatgacatatatatgaagctcaagtgaagtgattacctcttggtggaagaatctcACTTTTACTCTTTTTGGTcttcttgaagattcaacccatttcctatggatttgatccataaGAATGTTAGTGTTATCtgatgttatataatcatccTTGTGCCAAAACAACAtaccttgaagtgtatccatggtggaagagctcatccttctctctagaaatcaattccaagttgATAAACTAATATTTTCTCTCTCTAAGCCCCTTGTTTCAGCCCCTTTAGAATGGCCCCTAAAGCTGCGTAGGCTACGCACAAAGGCTACGCAGGGTGGACTTCTATCCCCCTTTAGTTAGAAGCTGCTAGATTTGCATACACAATGGTGCGTAGGCTACGCTACTATATTGTGTAGTGTCATGGGCCCAAATCCTTACATTGGGTAGAGGCACCTGCTCGCCCGTGCGGCGCCTGCAGTTCCCCTCGCTGCAGGCCAGCCTGTTTCCATTCCCAGGATTCCCAAGCACGATCCTGTGCCTGTTGGTGGGGCTCGCCCATAGGCTTCCCCCAACTTGTGTCGCCCGTAAGATGTCTAGACCCTTGGCCTTAGACATGTCATGGCACTTcatcttaggatcacaatccatGCGCGCCCTGGGGGATTGGCTTAGGACATATCTTGTTCCTAgcccaagactgagcatcgctcccgcgtgcacagcccaatcctcagGCTTGACATTCACCTAGTGCATCCGCGACTAGCTCGTGcctcgcccgagtaaggcaaactttagcccttggccattgtcatgtGCGTCTTTCGTTCCACGCCCATACATTTCCCTCGCAACATGCTTCTATCCCAAATGGTGCAGTGTCGCCCCACAACTGCacctttaggccaacggacccttgcttgcatggttgaaccCAAGCCATGCTCAAAATTCGATACATGATGCCCTTATGATAGGtgcgtcaagtatccaatcggcacggaGGTCTCGTTCCAACATTTGGCAGCCCGCGGGGATAGCTGTCCCACACATCGAGCCTCCAGCACCACTTTGATGCCCAACGCTAGCCCGAAGGCATTGCACCGCCCATAGAGTTTCCCAAACTCATATGGGTACCTTTGATACTCCTTTGAGTCATCTAGGCAGGATCTTGAGGTTGCCCCCAAGGTAGCTCGTTCTATACAGCTCGGTGGCAGTACGTATGGGAgaggcaggtcggagctttcatcacctatacccccgttatatatgcttaaaattaaaaagcccaagttgcccGACTAGACAGTTCTACGTCAGACCATCAGAAGAGccttttctcaccagttcttggccGAAATCACAACTCCAAAATGTGAGTTGTGACATCCTTCCACACTCATAATGTCATCGTCCCCAATGACACATCATGGCCTAAGACATCCTGGAGTCTGCCCCTCGGGTATGCCCATTTCAGCTCCCTTTGTCCTGTGGGTTGGACTTCCTTGAAGTCCTTTCTCAAAAGGAGTCGTGCCCCATGCACTTCTCCCCCAAATATCTTCCAAGCGTGCCTCTGCACTTCATCGCCTTTTGATGTTCACTTGGAAAGTGCCTCCGCACTTGCACCCTCTGGTGTCTAACTTTGTGATTGACCCACAATAGTAAATCACACCATGACCCTCACGGCCTTCATGTCCGTCTGAAGCTTTCCTTCATAGGTTAGCACATCAATGTGCTCTTTTGATGCTGCTCCCGTAGCCTTAAGATTCCCTTGGCATCGCTCCCGTAGCCTTTCGCTCTCGTAGCATTAAGACGCCCTCTTGGCATAGCTTCCGTAGCATTCCGCTCCCGTAGATTTAAATTGCCCTCACTACCTTGAAGATGTGTTGGCTTCCGAACTCTCAACTTCGCCCATATGCCTCTTGCATAGGCGggatcctcccacactcaatgTGGAGGATACATCTTAGCACTGTTGTCCCACTTGGCATTCGGCCAGCTCTTGGGATGACCTTTGGTGAGTACTACATTCCCAAAGTCATAGCATCGCCGCATTCCTGAACAAAGCTCTTTGTTTTTTTCCAACTATCACTTCCTCAGCAAGTAGCCAATGCTCCCGGTAGTACTTCAATACTTACCCTATAGACAGGCACCCTCTTGGTCCTGCTAGCACGGCTTCCCGGTTCGGTGTGCCTCGCACCTGGACACTCACGGTACCCGATCATTAGACATACCCCTTTCCAGAATGATGACACCTT
It encodes the following:
- the LOC107778224 gene encoding agamous-like MADS-box protein AGL61 yields the protein MSTRLIKGRKSVCLAKIENKNNRQVSFSKRRNGVFKKANELVVMTGAEVGIIVFPLGNKPYSFGHPNVNETIDKYVCEERPPSLSSPGIDDNKLKEKNKNLENQQEWFRGPIEKMNYTEASILKEGLEDLLLKVKNYGTECGYGYETGKWKAK